A genomic segment from Gracilinanus agilis isolate LMUSP501 chromosome 1, AgileGrace, whole genome shotgun sequence encodes:
- the LOC123230656 gene encoding NF-kappa-B-repressing factor-like: MAGERLLLGDDFLSPPTPPPQPPPPPEPQPQPQPEPEPERKQEVSVAEWRYSHESDRQWGLRREFISRHLRNYTGPGESDQLQSLSTAWTNHVFLGCKYSPQLMEKILQMAEGIHIDDIPPCEVVPETSKGQKRPISPFAGSSSTKRKAVPRIPRFEPVHFVASSREEERRDDPMDTDAPWAEPQTDTFRWPGEGPRKYGAGESRPHPAVPRMISNTGEPATSSAFQRSAFGESSLATKLPEAMLVAKQNLIERLSATIRKNLPDPELYLGSEKMSYTFILTRCIQACKTNPEYIYASLKEIAPSDIPRSKKFLTDGYACEVRCQSIYLTTGYAGSKNGSRDRATEQAIKLLQKSVEVRVVRRKYRHTYQEDLVVFPTGLSSYDFPPALKPSEDLQSFKNGPTQLSSSAIANFRQWASFVLIENASDSIGILNNSASFNRVTIEYKYDMMPNRLWRCQVFLEGQCLAEGYGSKKTSKHAAADEALTILQKTQSNITATQVQTIDYSPKGYSRKTELKDLVVYENSSNPVCTLNDTAQFNKMTVEYVFERLTGLQWKCKVILEKELIAEAVGLKKSVKHDAAEEAVKILKRTQPTVVNNLRRGTIDTVISRNEIRGRSAEEAYQQQIKEDNIGNQLLRKMGWTGGGLGKCGEGIREPISVKEQHKREGLGLDIERPNRISKRDIEQIIRNYARSSSHSNLTFSTEFTSDERKQIHQIAQKYGLKSKSHGMGHDRYLVVGRKRRKEDLLYQLKQEGQVGHYELLMPQGF; encoded by the exons ATGGCGGGCGAGCGCCTGTTACTGGGGGACGACTTCCTGTCTCCGCCAACGCCTCCACCAC AGCCGCCACCGCCTCCAGAACCGCAGCCCCAGCCGCAGCCCGAGCCAGAGCCGGAGCGAAAGCAGGAGGTGTCGGTAGCTGAATGGCGCTACAGCCACGAAAGCGACCGGCAGTGGGGGCTGCGACGGGAATTCATCTCCCGGCACTTGCGGAACTACACCGGCCCTGGCGAGTCTGATCAGCTGCAGTCTCTGTCGACTGCCTGGACGAACCATGTCTTCCTGGGCTGTAAGTATAGCCCCCAGTTGATGGAGAAAATCCTCCAGATGGCAGAAGGCATCCATATAGATGACATCCCTCCCTGTGAAGTGGTGCCCGAGACGTCCAAAGGGCAGAAGCGGCCCATCTCCCCATTTGCGGGGTCGAGCTCTACCAAAAGGAAAGCAGTTCCTAGAATCCCCCGCTTTGAGCCTGTCCATTTCGTTGCCAGCagtagggaagaggagaggagggatgaCCCCATGGACACAGATGCACCCTGGGCAGAGCCACAGACTGACACCTTCAGGTGGCCAGGCGAAGGCCCAAGAAAGTATGGTGCCGGAGAGAGTCGGCCTCATCCTGCAGTGCCCAGAATGATTTCAAATACCGGAGAACCGGCCACGAGTAGTGCATTTCAGAGGTCAGCTTTTGGGGAATCTTCCTTAGCAACAAAATTGCCAGAGGCAATGCTTGTTGCTAAACAAAATTTGATTGAAAGACTCTCTGCAACTATCCGGAAAAATCTTCCTGATCCAGAGCTGTATCTTGGCTCTGAGAAAATGAGTTATACATTCATTTTAACTCGTTGCATACAGGCGTGTAAGACCAATCCCGAGTATATATACGCTTCTTTAAAAGAAATTGCCCCATCTGATATCCCCAGAAGCAAGAAATTTCTGACTGATGGCTACGCTTGTGAAGTTCGGTGCCAGAGTATCTATTTGACCACAGGTTACGCGGGCAGCAAGAATGGATCCAGGGATCGAGCTACAGAGCAGGCTATAAAACTTCTCCAGAAGTCTGTGGAAGTTAGAGTGGTAAGAAGGAAGTACAGACACACTTATCAAGAAGATCTCGTGGTGTTTCCCACAGGCTTATCTTCTTATGATTTCCCGCCAGCTCTCAAGCCCTCAGAAGAccttcagtcttttaaaaatgggCCAACACAGCTCAGTTCTTCTGCCATTGCAAATTTCAGACAGTGGGCTAGTTTTGTCCTCATAGAAAATGCCAGCGATTCCATTGGTATCCTCAATAATTCTGCCTCCTTTAACAGAGTGACCATTGAATACAAGTATGATATGATGCCCAATCGTTTATGGCGCTGTCAAGTGTTTTTGGAAGGCCAATGCTTAGCTGAAGGATATGGGAGCAAAAAGACAAGTAAACATGCAGCTGCTGATGAGGCATTGACTATTCTGCAAAAAACTCAGTCTAACATTACAGCCACCCAAGTCCAAACAATAGATTATTCTCCTAAGGGATATTCAAGAAAGACAGAGTTAAAGGACCTTGTTGTTTATGAGAATTCCTCAAATCCTGTGTGTACCCTGAATGACACTGCCCAGTTTAACAAAATGACTGTCGAGTATGTCTTTGAGAGACTAACAGGCCTCCAATGGAAATGTAAGGTAATTCTGGAGAAAGAATTAATAGCAGAAGCAGTTGGATTAAAGAAGAGTGTCAAGCATGATGCTGCAGAAGAAGCTGTGAAAATCCTTAAAAGGACTCAGCCAACTGTGGTGAACAACCTGAGGAGAGGTACTATTGATACTGTAATCTCAAGAAATGAAATTCGTGGCCGTTCAGCAGAAGAAGCTTATCAACAGCAGATCAAAGAAGACAATATTGGAAATCAGCTGTTAAGAAAAATGGGCTGGACTGGTGGAGGTTTGGGGAAATGTGGTGAGGGCATCCGTGAACCCATCTCAGTCAAAGAGCAGCATAAACGAGAAGGCCTTGGTCTTGATATAGAGAGGCCAAACAGAATTTCCAAGAGAGATATTGAACAGATCATCAGAAACTACGCCCGCTCATCAAGCCACTCAAACTTAACTTTCTCGACAGAATTTACCAGTGATGAGCGAAAACAAATACATCAAATTGCTCAGAAATATGGTCTTAAGAGTAAATCTCATGGAATGGGGCATGATAGGTACCTGGTGGTTGGAAGAAAAAGGCGCAAGGAAGACTTACTCTATCAACTGAAACAAGAAGGCCAAGTTGGACATTATGAGTTGCTTATGCCTCAAGGATTTTGA